A stretch of Acetonema longum DSM 6540 DNA encodes these proteins:
- the ruvX gene encoding Holliday junction resolvase RuvX → MRTLALDVGEKRIGVAVSDALGLTAQGVEVIQRSSLEKDLIRLAELIRHYQAEILLLGFPKNMNGSVGDRGRSVQEFAALLQKRFPAIKIQLWDERLSTIAAERTLLEADVSRAKRRQVIDKMAAVFILQGYLDSLPRTKLT, encoded by the coding sequence ATGCGCACACTAGCCCTTGATGTGGGAGAAAAGCGGATCGGCGTCGCGGTAAGTGATGCATTAGGGCTTACGGCCCAAGGTGTTGAAGTCATACAACGCAGCAGCCTGGAAAAAGACCTGATCAGGTTAGCGGAGTTAATCCGGCATTACCAGGCGGAAATCTTACTGCTTGGCTTTCCCAAAAACATGAACGGATCAGTGGGCGACCGGGGACGGTCGGTCCAGGAGTTTGCGGCCTTATTGCAGAAGCGCTTTCCGGCTATAAAGATACAGCTATGGGATGAAAGACTCTCAACAATTGCTGCCGAAAGGACTCTGCTGGAGGCAGATGTAAGCCGTGCCAAACGCCGGCAAGTGATTGATAAAATGGCTGCCGTCTTCATCCTGCAAGGGTA